A window of the bacterium genome harbors these coding sequences:
- the arsM gene encoding arsenite methyltransferase has product METPNELKQVVKEKYGEIAKASKASGCCGPACCGGDEAKIVGYTVMQDEYHHLEGYVADADLGLGCGLPTEYAGIKKGDTVVDLGSGAGNDVFVARAIVGDTGKVIGLDMTEEMVEKANLNKTKLGFKNVEFHLGDIEQMPFENNLADVVVSNCVLNLVPDKRKAFSEIYRVLKPSAHFCVSDIVLKGELPVGLQKSAEMYAGCVAGALQQDEYLGIIKDTGFGNIEIKKTKVIELPHEVLKEYLNDSEIESFKKSSTGIFSITVVGYKN; this is encoded by the coding sequence ATGGAAACACCAAATGAATTAAAACAAGTTGTAAAAGAAAAATACGGTGAAATTGCAAAGGCATCTAAAGCTTCAGGCTGCTGTGGACCTGCTTGTTGTGGGGGTGATGAAGCTAAAATAGTTGGTTATACCGTAATGCAGGATGAATATCATCACCTGGAGGGATATGTTGCTGATGCTGATCTTGGACTTGGCTGCGGCTTACCTACGGAATATGCTGGAATAAAAAAAGGTGATACGGTGGTAGACCTTGGTTCAGGCGCAGGCAATGATGTTTTCGTGGCAAGAGCAATTGTTGGTGATACGGGAAAAGTAATTGGGCTTGATATGACTGAAGAGATGGTTGAAAAAGCAAATTTGAACAAAACAAAACTTGGTTTTAAGAATGTTGAGTTTCATTTAGGTGATATCGAACAAATGCCGTTCGAAAATAATCTTGCAGATGTTGTAGTAAGTAACTGTGTGTTGAATCTTGTTCCCGATAAAAGAAAAGCATTTTCAGAAATTTACAGAGTACTTAAACCTAGCGCTCATTTCTGCGTTTCGGATATTGTTCTGAAGGGTGAGCTTCCAGTTGGATTACAAAAGTCTGCAGAGATGTATGCTGGTTGTGTTGCAGGTGCTCTTCAGCAGGATGAGTATCTTGGAATAATAAAAGACACAGGGTTCGGAAATATTGAGATTAAGAAAACCAAAGTAATTGAATTGCCTCATGAAGTGTTAAAAGAATATTTAAATGATTCAGAAATTGAATCATTCAAAAAGAGCAGCACAGGAATTTTTAGTATAACAGTTGTTGGTTATAAAAACTGA
- a CDS encoding winged helix-turn-helix transcriptional regulator: MAVSKKDEFTQEDIWLADVAKALSHPARIRILKILNDMDSCMVGSLVDQLPLAQATVSQHLKELKRVGLIDGEIDGPKICYCVNNKNLLKAKTALDKMFTKIGCC; this comes from the coding sequence ATGGCAGTTTCAAAAAAAGATGAATTCACACAAGAAGATATCTGGCTGGCGGATGTAGCGAAAGCACTATCGCATCCGGCAAGAATAAGAATACTGAAAATCTTAAATGATATGGATTCCTGTATGGTAGGAAGTCTTGTGGATCAGCTCCCGCTTGCACAGGCAACCGTTTCCCAGCATTTAAAGGAACTGAAAAGAGTGGGTTTGATTGACGGCGAAATTGATGGTCCGAAGATTTGTTACTGTGTGAATAATAAAAATTTACTCAAAGCAAAAACAGCTTTGGATAAAATGTTTACGAAAATAGGTTGTTGTTAA
- a CDS encoding hydrogenase maturation nickel metallochaperone HypA, whose amino-acid sequence MHELSIARNIIQIVNSSVERDKLNLVDKIYLKFGLLSNILNDSLNFSYNSIIENTPLKNSNLVIETLPIKIQCKDCNEITTTNDFIFCCPFCNSNSISVIAGDELIISSIHLKDESG is encoded by the coding sequence GTGCACGAACTTTCAATCGCCCGGAATATCATCCAAATTGTCAACAGCAGTGTTGAGAGAGATAAGCTTAATCTCGTTGATAAAATATACCTAAAGTTCGGACTGTTAAGTAACATCCTGAATGACTCACTTAACTTCAGTTATAATTCTATAATCGAAAATACTCCTCTTAAAAATTCCAATCTTGTTATCGAAACTCTCCCGATAAAAATTCAATGTAAAGATTGTAATGAAATAACTACTACAAATGATTTCATATTCTGCTGTCCTTTTTGTAACAGCAATTCTATTTCGGTAATTGCCGGAGATGAATTAATTATCTCTTCAATTCATTTAAAAGATGAAAGCGGGTAA
- the hypB gene encoding hydrogenase nickel incorporation protein HypB, producing the protein MSIITVERKVLEKNDQIAAELRTKFKAKGILAINLLSSPGSGKTSLIERTVEQLKDKINISVIVGDVQTDNDAKRIGKPGIPVVQIITHGSCHLEAQLVRDAYKNIENEKTDLLIIENVGNLVCPAGYDLGEDKKVVLLSTTEGDDKPLKYPAMFRNSSSMVINKIDLVPYVNSSVEEIKKNAKSINYELKIFNVSCKTSEGIEDWCNWLLNQIKK; encoded by the coding sequence ATGAGCATAATTACTGTTGAACGCAAAGTTCTCGAAAAAAATGATCAGATTGCCGCTGAACTAAGAACAAAGTTTAAAGCAAAAGGAATATTAGCTATCAACCTGCTTAGCTCACCGGGTTCTGGAAAAACAAGTTTGATAGAAAGAACAGTAGAGCAATTAAAAGACAAAATAAATATTTCCGTAATCGTTGGTGATGTTCAAACTGATAATGATGCAAAACGGATAGGTAAACCTGGTATTCCGGTGGTTCAGATAATAACCCACGGTTCCTGTCATCTTGAAGCACAGCTTGTAAGAGATGCTTATAAAAATATCGAAAATGAAAAAACAGATCTTTTAATAATTGAGAATGTAGGAAATCTCGTTTGTCCCGCCGGTTATGATCTCGGCGAAGATAAAAAAGTGGTTCTGCTAAGTACAACAGAAGGTGACGACAAGCCATTGAAATATCCTGCAATGTTCAGAAACTCATCTTCAATGGTTATTAATAAGATTGATTTGGTTCCTTATGTTAACTCCTCAGTTGAGGAGATTAAAAAAAATGCAAAGTCAATTAATTATGAACTCAAGATTTTTAATGTGTCCTGTAAAACTTCTGAAGGAATTGAAGATTGGTGTAATTGGCTGCTAAACCAAATAAAAAAGTGA